The bacterium genome has a window encoding:
- a CDS encoding DUF2628 domain-containing protein — protein sequence ERENDAFPFPWSEKSRIGLFATLSKFGRFEEDRFNLSWNWPSFFFGPLRYFVKGMWKEGIFYTLCLGFFAGILSGFMFRDALLWYLLGGTVFGTLGSHDYYRFCLKYRDDIPGAGKARAIGMISFWLILLSPLILAFLVWVRFSW from the coding sequence GGAAAGGGAAAACGACGCTTTTCCCTTTCCGTGGAGCGAAAAGTCCCGGATTGGACTTTTTGCGACTCTATCAAAGTTCGGCCGGTTCGAGGAAGACCGGTTCAACCTCTCCTGGAACTGGCCGTCATTTTTTTTCGGACCCCTTCGCTATTTCGTCAAGGGAATGTGGAAAGAAGGCATCTTTTACACCCTGTGCCTGGGTTTTTTCGCAGGTATCCTTTCCGGGTTCATGTTCCGGGACGCCCTGCTCTGGTACCTGCTGGGCGGCACGGTATTCGGGACCCTGGGATCACACGACTACTACCGGTTCTGCCTGAAGTACCGGGACGACATCCCTGGTGCCGGAAAGGCAAGGGCGATAGGGATGATAAGCTTCTGGCTGATCCTGCTGAGCCCTTTGATCCTGGCTTTCCTGGTATGGGTCAGGTTTTCCTGGTAG